Within the Streptosporangium album genome, the region ATGACTGAGAAGACCGGAAAGCCGGAAAACGACAGAGATCCACTGGGCAGCGCGGCCGAGGAGGCGTTCAAGCTTTTCGACGCGCTCCAGCAGAGAGCGGCCAGGGAACTGCGCAAGAACCTGGTCAGAGGAACGATGGCCGGGTTCGGCGGCGCGTTCTCCGGCGGCTCGGGGCGCGGCGGCCGGGACGTGTGGGAGGAGGCGGTCTCCGAGCATGACGAATACATCTGCCGGGCCTGTCCCGTCTGCCGTGCGATGGCCGCCCAGCGCGAGTCCGGCACAGCGGTCACCGACAACCTGATGCAGGCGGGCAGCGAGCTGTTCTCCGTCTTCAAGTCGGCCGTCGACGGGCTGAACAGGCCCTCGCCCGCGCAGCGGGCACGAGAGCGCGGCAGGGATGAGACCCCCGTGGAGCACATCGACCTGGGGTGAGCCCAGAGGGAAAGGGTGGACAATGGCGCTGACCATCGGCGTTGACATCGGCGGCACCAAGGTCGCGGCGGGCGTCGTGGACGACGACGGCCGGATCGTCGAGCAGCTTCTACGGCCCACCCCGGCCACCAGCCCCGAACAGGTCGCCGAGACGATCGCCGAGGCGGTCCGGGAGCTGTCCAAGAACAGGGAGATCGAGGCCGTGGGCCTCGGCGCGGCCGGGTTCGTCGACGAGACCCGTTCCATGGTGCGGTTCGCGCCCAACCTCGCCTGGCGCGAGGAGCCCCTGCAGAAGAAGGTCTCCGACCTCGTCGGCCTGCCCGTGGTGGTGGAGAACGACGCCAACGCGATGGCGTGGGGCGAGGCCAGGTTCGGTGCCGGGCGCGGCGAGAGCCATCTGGTCTGCGTGACCGTCGGCACCGGCATCGGCGGCGGGATCGTGCTCGACGGCTCCCTCTACCGCGGCCGCTGGGGCATGGGCGCCGAGCTCGGCCACATGCAGGTGGTCCCCGAGGGGCGCCTGTGCGGGTGCACCAACCGGGGCTGCTGGGAGCAGTACGCCAGCGGCAACGCCCTGGTCGCCGAGGCCAGGGCGATCGCCGAGGCGGATCCGGCGCGAGCCGCCACGCTGCTGGAGATCGCCGGCGGCTCCCCCGGCCAGATCGAGGGCCAGGAGGTCACCGAGGCGGCCAGGCAGGGCGACCCGGCCGCCCTGGCGGCGTTCTCCGCGATGGCCAAGTGGCTTGCCCAGGGGCTGGACGACCTCGCCGCGGTCCTCGACCCGGGGTGCTTCGTCCTCGGCGGCGGCGTCTCGCGTGCCGCGGACCTCTGGATCGACCAGGTCCGTGAGGCCTTCGCCCGCAACCTGACCGGACGGGGGCACCGGCCCCTGGCCGACATCCGCCTGGCCGAGCTGGGCGCGGCGGCGGGCCTGGTCGGTGCGGCGGACCTCGCCCGGCGACGCTGAGGCGTCCGTGGGCCCTGGTCCGCCGGGGCCCACGGGGCTACGCTCGCGGCATGTCTCGTCACATTTCATGACGTTTCGCCAAATGAGGTAGCCGTGGTGCTCAGGGTCGCCAGCTACAACGTGCGTTCCATGAAAGACGACGTCGCCGCGCTGGGGCGGGTGATCACCGCGCTCCGCGCCGACGTGCTCTGCGTTCAGGAGGCCCCCCGGTTCCTGAACTGGCGCCGCCGGCGCGGGCGGCTGGCCGCCTCCGGCGGACTGACCGTGGCGGCGGGCCGTCGTCTGGGCGGGGTGGCCGTGCTGGTCGGCCGGGATGTGCGCCTGCTGCACGGCGAAGGGCACCTGTTGAGGTGCTTCCTCGGCCTGGAGCGGCGCGCGATCGCGATCGCCGTGGTGGAGTCCGGAGGACATCGGGTGGCCGTCGGATCGATCCACCTGGATCTCGACGGGGCCGCCAGGCTTTATCACGCGGGGGAGGCACTGGCCCTGCTCCGGGCGGCCGCCGACCGGTTCGACGCCCTGCCGGTGCTCGCCGGAGACCTCAACGAGCACTCCCACGACCTGACCTGGTGCCATCTCGCCGAACGCCTGACCGACTGCCATCCGGCCTCGCCGCACGGTGACGGCTTCACCTTCCCCGCGCGGGGGCCGCGAGAGCGCATCGATGCGATCTTCGCGGCGGCGGGGTTCCCGGTCATCTCCTGCGGTGGAGCCGACGCCGACCCCGCCGACCTGGCAGTCGCCACCGACCATCTGCCCGTGGTCGCCGAGCTGGGCCCTCCGCGTCCGGTGGACGGAGGCCTCCGGGGAGGGTGACGGGAAAGGCGCGAGGCCGGCGGAAGATCTTCGTCAGTGACTCGACCTTGATCATGACGACATCCTTCATGTGATGGATGCGGTACGGCAACTACTTTCCGCGCTCACATCTCCAGCCGGCTGGTGCACCTGCTCGCCACCGCAGCCTTCACCTGGTCGGCGCCGTCCACCGGCCAGACCGTGCTCGCCTCCCGGCGGGGGACACCAGCCGGGCGACGCCCGACCCCCGGCCGGATCGCGCCGGTCCGCGGCGTTGCGGATCCGCCCGATGTGCCATCTGGACGCTGTTCAAGGGGAGCCGCACGAGGGGCCGGGCGTGGCCCGTACCATTTGAAGCATGACCAGTCGCCTTCCGCGGCGTGCACTGGCGCTGTGCGCGGGAGGCGTGCTCCTGTTCTCCACGCCTGTGCTCGCCGCCCATGCCGAGCCTGTCCGCCCGCCCGTCGCGGAGGCCTGGCAGGCGCCGACAAGTGCCCGGCTGAGCCGGGACGGGTCGCTGTCCGATGTGGCCGGGGTCTCCGCCACCGATGTCTGGGCGGTGGGGCAGCAGAGCGTCTGGGACATCTGGCAGAGCCGTGGTGCGATCACGCACTGGGACGGCGTGAGCTGGACCGAGGTCGGCATCCGCAACGACCCCACCGGCGCCGGTCTTCTACGGTCGGTGGCCGCCGCCTCGGCGACCGAGATGTGGGCGGTCGGGGAGGGACATGACAGCCTCCCGTACCTGGCGAGGGGGGACGGGGCGGCCTTCGACAGGGTCACCGTCGAAAAGCTGCGGGTGGGTGACTGGCTGGGCGGGGTCGCCGCCCTCCCCGGCCGGATGGCCGCGGTCGGCCGGCGCGACCAGCAGCCGCTCGTCGTCACCGGCACCGGAGGCGGCAAGTGGAAGATCACACAGCTCAAGCAGGACGGCACGCTGTACGGGGTGGCGCTCTCGGCCAAGAGCGACGGATGGGCGGTGGGCGACACCGGAGACGGCCCTCTGATCGCGAGGCTCACCAACGGGCACTGGAAGACCTTCCCGGTCCCCGACATCCCCGGCGGCTACCTGCGCGACATCCACCTCGACGGGCCGAAGCGGGCGCTGGCCATCGGCGGTGTCTACGACGAGTCCGGCAGCGGGGTCACTCCGCTGGTCCTGTCCTGGAACGGCAAGAAGTGGCACCGGTTGAACCCGCCCCGGGGCGACGTGCGCCTGTACGGCGTAACCGGCGACCGCAAGGGTCACTTCTGGATCTCCGGGGTGGACCTGAGCCGGCCCGGTGAGGCGTTCCTGCTCCGCTACGACGGTCACACGTTCACCGCGCTGCGCGGCACGGCCGGCGCCGCTTCGCGGACCGTCCGGCTCCAGTCGGCGGCCTACCTGCCGGGCAGCGGCACCGTGCTGACCGTGGGGCACGTGGTGGACGCGGCCGGCCGCTACACCGACGTGATCGAGCGGCTCAGCACGGCGGGGCGGCCCGCCACGACGGAGCACGACAAATCGTAGTCGCCGGGTGACGGCGCGGGCGTTCCGGCCGTGGCCGTCAGAGGACCGCGCCGTCGTCCCAGCCGGAGTCGTTGGGTGGACCGTCGCCCATCCGCACCACCAGCGCCACGAAACCGCCGATGAACGCCGCGACCGCGGTGAACAGCATCCAGCCTTGCAGGTTCCAGTTCAGGGCGGCGCTGAGCAGCAGGTAGGCCGGGCCGCCGAAGAGGCCCAGCCATGCGATCTTGGTCGTGGTGTCCATCCTGGGCAGTGGAGGCGGCGGCGGGGGGACGTAGTGGCCCTCGTCGTCGGGATCCTCCTGCTCGGTGTCGTCGCCGTCATCGGCGGAGCCGTCCTCCGCCGGTGGGCGCTCTTCCCCGTCCGACTGTTTGAGCACGCGTCGGAGAGGTTCGGAGGGCAGGTTCTCGCTGTCGGGCCACGGCTGGTCGGCCGCGTCGCGTTCAGCGGTGTCATTGAAGGACGCGACGATCTGACGCCAGACCTCGTCCTCATCGCTTTGAGGTGTCACTTAGCTGAGCTCGTTACTCATCGGTCGGCCACTTCCTCCCGGAAACCGCGCATCCCCCATGTGCGATCAGTCCCTCTGCAAGGGTACCGAGGCGTTCGTATGGATGAACTCCACGCTCCCCGCAAAGATCCGATCCGCGTCATTGTCGAGCGTCGCGACGTGGTAGCTGTCGTTGAGCTCCACCACATTAAGATTCCCCCCGCTCAGCCTCTCACGCAGGATACGCACACTGGCCGGTTTCACCACATGGTCCTGCGGACTGTGGAAGACCAGCACCGGCTGGGTGACCTTGCCCAGTTCCGCCTGGGTCAGCGCCCACAGCCGGGGAAGGGTGGCCGCGGCCCTGACCGGCGTGCGTGCGTAGCCCAGCTCGGTCACCCCCTCCTTCTTGATGTCGCCCGCCACGCCCGGCACCGACGAGACCACCAGTCTGAGCAGCGGCGCCAGCCTGAGCAGGGGCACGTCGTTGGTGATCGACGGATTGACGATCACCAGTCCTCTGATCCCCTCACCGTGGACCTCTGCCAGCCGCAGCGCCATGCAGCCGCCCAGCGACAGGCCCATCACGAAGACCTCGGCACAGCGGCCACGCAGATCCGCCAGGGACTTGTCCAACTCGGCGTACCAGTCCTCCCAGCGGGTGCGGCTCATCTCCTGCCAGGTGGTGCCGTGGCCGGGCAGCCGGGGCAGCGCCACGGTCATGCCCGCCGCGGCCAGGTGTTCTCCCCATGGGCGCAGGGATTGGGGCGATCCGGTGAATCCATGGCAGAGCAGGACTCCGATCTGCCCACCTTTATGGTGGTACGGCTCCGCGCCGGGCATGACTGGCATCGCAGCTCCTTGTAAGGTTCGCCCGATCGTCGCACGAGTGGGGCGTATTTTGCGAGAGGTCGATATGAGTGGTTTCGCAATGTAGTTGGCCGGGTCCGAAGGTGCGAAGATACCTCCAGGTCCCCCCTGCCGATCGAAGGAGCCCCGCGTGTTCTACTGGGTGGTGAAGGCCATCCTCTGGCCCTTCCTCCATTCCGTCTTCCGTCCGTGGGCGGAAGGGGTGGATAACGTGCCCAAGGAGGGACCGGTAATCCTGGCCGGCAACCACCTGTCGTTCGCCGACCATTTCTTCGGGGCGCTGTTCCTGCCGCGAAAGGTGATCTCTCTCGGCAAGTCCGACTATTTCACCGGCCGTGGGATCAAGGGGATCCTCAGCCGTGCCTTCTTCAGCGGCGTCGGGACCGTTCCCATCGACCGCTCGGGCGGCAAGGCCAGCGAGGCGGCGCTGCGCACCGGCAAGCGCATCCTCGGCGAGGGCCAGGTGCTCGCCATCTATCCCGAGGGCACCCGATCCCACGACGGGCGCCTCTACAAGGGCAAGACCGGCGTGGCCAGGCTGGCCCTGGAGTCGCGCGCGCCGGTCATCCCGTGGGCGATGGTCAACACCTTCGAGATGATGCCTCCCGGCCGTCTCTTCCCCAAGCTGGGCATCCGCCCGGGAGTGAGGTTCGGCAAACCGCTGGACTTCACCCGCTACTACGGGATGGAGGAGGACCGCCTCGTCCTGCGCGCCGTCACCGACGAGATCATGTACGCGCTGATGGAGCTCTCCGGCCAGGAGTACGTCGACAAGTACGCCGCGAGCGCCAAGGTCGAGGCCGCCCGGCTGGCGAAGGAGAACAGGGGCCGGGGCTAGGCCGTACGAGCGAGGTAAGGGGGGGAGAATCCGTGGCCGAGACACCTGACACACCGGGTCGCCATGTGCCCGGCCCCGTGACCGCTCCCGGGGCCGATCCCGACGTCGACCTGCGCGTCGGTCGTCAGCGCGCCGAACTGAGCAGGGCCCCGTGGGCGATCCTCGGTGCGATCTCGGCCGGAGGCGTGCTCGGGGCGCTGGCCCGTCACGGCCTGGCCGTCGCGTTCCCGCATTCGCCGGGAGGATTCCCCTGGGCGATCTTCGGCGTCAACGTGGCCGGATGCCTGCTGATCGGTGTGCTGATGGTGCTGATCACCGAGATCTGGCAGGCCCACCGGCTGGTCCGCCCGTTCCTGGGGGTCGGAGTGCTGGGCGGGTTCACCACGTTCTCCACCTACGTCGTCGACATCGGCCGTGCTGTCGCCGCGGGCGCCCCGCGGACCGCTCTGGTCTACCTGGCCGCCACGGTGGTCGGCGCGCTGGCCGCGGTCTACACCGGAACCGCGCTGACACGCGTGATCACCCGCAGGAGGCAGCCGAGTAGGAGACGATCATGAAGCTTCAGGGGCCGGCCCTCCGGCTGACGATCTTCATCGGCGAGACCGACCAGTGGCACCACAAGCCTCTCTACCACGAGATCGTGCGCCGGGCCCACCGCGCCGGGCTGGCCGGGGCCAGCGTGATGCGCGGCATCGAGGGCTACGGCGCCTCCAACCACATCCACACCACCCGGATCCTGTCGCTGTCGGAGGACCTCCCGCTCGCCATCGTGATCGTCGACGCCGAAGAGCCGGTCCGGGCGTTCCTTCCCCAGCTCGACGAGCTGGTCGGTGAAGGGCTGGTCATCATCGACGAGGTCGAGGTGATCCGCTACGTCGGCCGGCCGGGTGATCCGGCCCAGGAGACGCGGTGAGCCTCCTGCTGGTCGCGCTCGGCGCCGCCGTCGGCGCACCGCTGCGCTACCTGACCGACCGTGCCGTCCAGGCCCGCCACGACACGCTGTTCCCCTGGGGCACCTTCACGGTCAACGTCATCGGGTCGGCCGTCCTGGGGTTCCTGGCCGCCCTGCCGGCGAGCGGCGCGGTGATGGAGCTGGCCGGCACCGGGTTCTGCGGCGCGCTCACCACCTACTCCACCTTCAGTTACGAGACGCTGCGGCTGGTCGAGGACGGCGCCCGCCTGTTCGCCCTGGTGAACGTCGCCGCCAGCGTCGCCGCCGGTCTGGCCGCCGCCTTCTGCGGCATGTCCCTGGCCCAGGTGTTCGTCGCCTGACGCGCCGGCCCGCTGGTCCGGCGCCACCCCGGCCTCCCCGCCGGACATGGATGGTCTGAGCGGACGTGGCAGGACATCCTGATCACCGGTATCCCGCTGGCGGAGAAGGCCGTGCGCACCGTGGTGGTCTACCTCGCGGTGGTGATCCTGCTGCGGGTGATCGGCAAGCGGGACATCGCCCGGCTCAACACCTTCGACCTGGTGGTGATGCTGCTGCTGTCCAACGTGGTGCAGAACGCCATCATCGGCCCGGATAACTCGGTCTCCGGGGCCGAGTCCCGGCACGAGGGGCCTGACGGCGATCATCACGGAACCGGCGGATCTCCCTGACCGGGGGCTGCTGACCGGTCCGCGGTGATGCCGGTGATGTTCATGGAGAACCACACCACGGGACAGTTCGGCGTGGAGGTCAGCGGCTCGACTCGCGGACGACCAGCTCGGGCTGGAACATGATCTGCTGGTGGGCGTGGGACTCGGGGTTGTCGCACTCGTCGAGCAGCAGCTCGGTGGCGACCCGGCCCAGCCGGTGAGTCGGCTGCCGGACCGAGCTGAGCGAGACCGCCGAGGCCGAGGCGAAGTCGATGTCGTCGTAACCGATGAGCGCGACGTCCTGGGGCACCCGGACACCCGCCTGCAGGAGCCCGCGCATCATGCCCAGGGCCAGGAGGTCGTTGGCGCAGAACACCGCGTCCGGCAACCGTCCCCCGGAGACCATCTTCTCGGCCGCCTCCTGGCCCGCCCGGGCGGTCATCGCGTTCATCGTGATCTGTCGCATCGCCTCGCCCGGGTCGCGACCGGCCGCCGCCAGCGCCTGTTCGGCCCCGATCCGCCGGTCGAGGCACTGGCGGATCGTGAGGGGACCGGTGACGTAGGCGATCCGCTCGGCCCCGCCGCCCAGCAGATGGGAGACCGCCAGTGCGCCGCCGGCGACGTCGTTGACCGCCACGGAGCACTGGTCGGGGCTCGTCGCGGGGTAGTCCACCAGGACCGTGTTGATGCCGCGTTCCCTGAGCTGGTCCAGCCTGCCGGACCCCGTCCCCGTCGGGGTGATGAGCACCCCCCGGACCCGGTGCTCGGCGAAGACCAGCAGGTTGCGCTCCTCCTTGAGCTCGTCGCCCGAGGAGTTGCCCAGGATCACCGCGTATCCACGCTCGCTGGCCACCTCCTCCACCCCCGCGGCCACGTCGGTGAAGAAGGGGTTGCCGATGTCGATGACCGACAGGCCGACCGTG harbors:
- a CDS encoding lysophospholipid acyltransferase family protein; the encoded protein is MFYWVVKAILWPFLHSVFRPWAEGVDNVPKEGPVILAGNHLSFADHFFGALFLPRKVISLGKSDYFTGRGIKGILSRAFFSGVGTVPIDRSGGKASEAALRTGKRILGEGQVLAIYPEGTRSHDGRLYKGKTGVARLALESRAPVIPWAMVNTFEMMPPGRLFPKLGIRPGVRFGKPLDFTRYYGMEEDRLVLRAVTDEIMYALMELSGQEYVDKYAASAKVEAARLAKENRGRG
- a CDS encoding fluoride efflux transporter FluC, producing the protein MAETPDTPGRHVPGPVTAPGADPDVDLRVGRQRAELSRAPWAILGAISAGGVLGALARHGLAVAFPHSPGGFPWAIFGVNVAGCLLIGVLMVLITEIWQAHRLVRPFLGVGVLGGFTTFSTYVVDIGRAVAAGAPRTALVYLAATVVGALAAVYTGTALTRVITRRRQPSRRRS
- a CDS encoding LacI family DNA-binding transcriptional regulator translates to MGSVSIKDVAARAGVSPGTVSNVLNRPEKVAGSTRARVEGVIRELGFVRHGSASSLRAGHSRTVGLSVIDIGNPFFTDVAAGVEEVASERGYAVILGNSSGDELKEERNLLVFAEHRVRGVLITPTGTGSGRLDQLRERGINTVLVDYPATSPDQCSVAVNDVAGGALAVSHLLGGGAERIAYVTGPLTIRQCLDRRIGAEQALAAAGRDPGEAMRQITMNAMTARAGQEAAEKMVSGGRLPDAVFCANDLLALGMMRGLLQAGVRVPQDVALIGYDDIDFASASAVSLSSVRQPTHRLGRVATELLLDECDNPESHAHQQIMFQPELVVRESSR
- a CDS encoding alpha/beta hydrolase is translated as MPVMPGAEPYHHKGGQIGVLLCHGFTGSPQSLRPWGEHLAAAGMTVALPRLPGHGTTWQEMSRTRWEDWYAELDKSLADLRGRCAEVFVMGLSLGGCMALRLAEVHGEGIRGLVIVNPSITNDVPLLRLAPLLRLVVSSVPGVAGDIKKEGVTELGYARTPVRAAATLPRLWALTQAELGKVTQPVLVFHSPQDHVVKPASVRILRERLSGGNLNVVELNDSYHVATLDNDADRIFAGSVEFIHTNASVPLQRD
- a CDS encoding DUF190 domain-containing protein: MKLQGPALRLTIFIGETDQWHHKPLYHEIVRRAHRAGLAGASVMRGIEGYGASNHIHTTRILSLSEDLPLAIVIVDAEEPVRAFLPQLDELVGEGLVIIDEVEVIRYVGRPGDPAQETR
- a CDS encoding endonuclease/exonuclease/phosphatase family protein; translated protein: MVLRVASYNVRSMKDDVAALGRVITALRADVLCVQEAPRFLNWRRRRGRLAASGGLTVAAGRRLGGVAVLVGRDVRLLHGEGHLLRCFLGLERRAIAIAVVESGGHRVAVGSIHLDLDGAARLYHAGEALALLRAAADRFDALPVLAGDLNEHSHDLTWCHLAERLTDCHPASPHGDGFTFPARGPRERIDAIFAAAGFPVISCGGADADPADLAVATDHLPVVAELGPPRPVDGGLRGG
- a CDS encoding ROK family glucokinase translates to MALTIGVDIGGTKVAAGVVDDDGRIVEQLLRPTPATSPEQVAETIAEAVRELSKNREIEAVGLGAAGFVDETRSMVRFAPNLAWREEPLQKKVSDLVGLPVVVENDANAMAWGEARFGAGRGESHLVCVTVGTGIGGGIVLDGSLYRGRWGMGAELGHMQVVPEGRLCGCTNRGCWEQYASGNALVAEARAIAEADPARAATLLEIAGGSPGQIEGQEVTEAARQGDPAALAAFSAMAKWLAQGLDDLAAVLDPGCFVLGGGVSRAADLWIDQVREAFARNLTGRGHRPLADIRLAELGAAAGLVGAADLARRR
- the crcB gene encoding fluoride efflux transporter CrcB, whose translation is MSLLLVALGAAVGAPLRYLTDRAVQARHDTLFPWGTFTVNVIGSAVLGFLAALPASGAVMELAGTGFCGALTTYSTFSYETLRLVEDGARLFALVNVAASVAAGLAAAFCGMSLAQVFVA